One window of the Rosa rugosa chromosome 3, drRosRugo1.1, whole genome shotgun sequence genome contains the following:
- the LOC133737607 gene encoding UPF0496 protein At4g34320-like, whose amino-acid sequence MRMSSGLDRFKQGISYLRNSDQKTVETIMSCKTQILAAEGDVATEIENFLDKFLIKQYLENSNQTLALCEVELPDFIKKADKVASCIKDVVRERRMLNKLNTAKIKYHESAKEIVKKVVSLQDQHLTLLDKLKAEFRKLNKRLKRIRTVRKVVHVIFIGILSAVFACSVMAAAMTIPGVAATMSSHPGVAAFIAACAVAQTSSSAIKVGQHWLLTMIRESESTLEARRNLIACMESGTKDAIKVLDDIMRHVDKVIASGNDPRLSSLSSANERPVELDAKLKKFQKEIEELDKTRKACIPVINKARKQVDVEYEELKMLLARRKSKLLSKK is encoded by the coding sequence ATGAGGATGAGTAGCGGTCTTGATCGTTTCAAGCAAGGTATATCGTATCTGAGGAATTCCGACCAGAAGACTGTGGAGACAATCATGTCCTGCAAAACACAGATACTTGCTGCAGAGGGCGATGTGGCGACTGAGATTGAGAATTTTTTAGATAAATTCCTCATCAAGCAGTACCTCGAAAATAGTAACCAGACGCTTGCACTCTGCGAGGTGGAATTGCCAGACTTCATCAAAAAAGCTGATAAGGTCGCTTCATGCATTAAAGATGTGGTGCGTGAAAGGAGGATGTTGAACAAGCTCAATACAGCTAAGATTAAGTATCACGAGTCCGCCAAAGAGATTGTTAAAAAGGTTGTATCTCTGCAGGACCAACATCTAACCTTGCTTGACAAACTGAAAGCAGAATTCAGGAAGCTTAACAAGAGGCTGAAGCGTATTCGTACTGTTAGGAAGGTCGTACATGTGATATTCATAGGAATTCTTTCTGCTGTGTTTGCTTGCAGCGTCATGGCAGCAGCTATGACTATTCCCGGTGTTGCAGCGACCATGAGCTCTCATCCAGGTGTTGCAGCATTTATTGCTGCTTGTGCTGTTGCTCAAACTTCTTCCTCGGCAATAAAAGTGGGACAACATTGGCTTCTCACAATGATTCGAGAATCTGAATCAACTTTGGAGGCACGTCGGAATTTGATTGCGTGCATGGAATCCGGAACAAAGGATGCCATTAAAGTGTTGGACGACATTATGCGTCATGTTGATAAGGTTATTGCAAGCGGGAATGATCCACGTTTGTCCAGTTTAAGCTCTGCAAATGAGCGACCAGTGGAATTGGACGCAAAGCTGAAGAAGTTTCAGAaagaaattgaggaattggACAAGACAAGGAAGGCATGCATCCCTGTTATAAACAAAGCAAGGAAACAGGTTGACGTTGAATATGAGGAGTTGAAGATGTTATTGGCCCGTCGCAAAAGCAAGCTCTTGTCAAAAAAATAA